From Ignatzschineria sp. RMDPL8A, a single genomic window includes:
- the lptG gene encoding LPS export ABC transporter permease LptG yields the protein MIKIDQYTFKTTLFFTLLCLLLLVIIETFFTFLNELQDLGTSDYSLIHVASYILFDTPTRVYRIFPMALLLGALLGLGQLASNSELTAIRTAGFSKLRTIYGAIFATIFLSAIVALIGEFMIPITEQRAQEMSRKTTKGQGFWAIDGHYIVEVGSTLNGDLRNITLYDAHDQLLNQVTTASKAEIDHDSWHFPDAASTTFSEEKISKTPKKAAEIPIVIDNQALTALTSAPESLSAQKLWEFIRYLDRNGLDSSEHRLAFWSKIFHPLTNISMILIAAPLVFAQQRQKGIGERILIGVVLGLCIYLATQMLGHFILIAGFAPIIGALIPTLLAITIAFVLFRLVPN from the coding sequence ATGATTAAGATCGATCAATATACCTTTAAAACGACGCTCTTTTTCACCCTGCTCTGCTTGCTGCTTTTGGTGATTATCGAGACCTTTTTTACCTTTTTAAATGAACTGCAAGATCTTGGCACCTCCGATTATTCACTCATTCATGTGGCAAGTTATATTCTCTTTGATACGCCGACTCGGGTCTATCGCATCTTCCCGATGGCGCTTCTTTTAGGGGCACTTTTAGGGCTTGGGCAACTGGCGAGTAATAGTGAGCTCACCGCGATTCGTACCGCCGGATTTAGTAAGCTTCGCACCATTTATGGCGCGATCTTTGCCACCATCTTTTTAAGCGCGATTGTGGCGCTGATTGGCGAATTTATGATTCCCATCACCGAACAGCGCGCGCAAGAGATGAGCCGAAAAACCACCAAAGGCCAAGGCTTTTGGGCCATTGATGGCCATTACATTGTGGAAGTGGGATCGACCTTAAATGGCGATCTGCGCAATATTACCCTCTATGATGCGCACGATCAGCTCCTTAACCAAGTGACCACTGCATCCAAGGCAGAGATTGACCACGATTCATGGCATTTCCCCGATGCCGCAAGCACAACCTTTAGCGAAGAAAAAATCTCAAAAACACCTAAAAAAGCGGCCGAGATTCCGATCGTGATTGACAATCAAGCACTCACCGCGTTAACAAGTGCGCCAGAATCTTTATCGGCGCAAAAGTTGTGGGAATTTATCCGTTATCTTGATCGCAATGGCCTCGATAGCAGTGAGCATCGCCTCGCTTTCTGGTCGAAGATTTTCCATCCGCTCACCAATATCTCCATGATCTTAATTGCCGCTCCGCTTGTCTTCGCGCAGCAGCGCCAAAAAGGGATCGGTGAACGGATTTTAATCGGCGTCGTCCTCGGGCTCTGTATCTATCTTGCGACCCAAATGCTCGGGCACTTTATCTTGATCGCGGGCTTTGCCCCCATTATTGGAGCGCTCATTCCAACGCTGCTTGCGATTACCATCGCCTTTGTACTCTTTAGGTTGGTGCCCAATTAA
- the lptF gene encoding LPS export ABC transporter permease LptF — MNLIRRYLRREILSTFAAVLIVLISILLVQRLAFYLNQVLDGTLSQSAVFSLLGLQVVRFITELLPLSFLLASILAFGRLYKDSEMTAMYALGVSVSSVYRVLLGMAIPLGVLLTVLNFWIVPEIAKQQDEVLRKAREDAQLTIIKPGIFREFARGKHTIYVQGIDKKEDELQNIFIKTREKDHTYSITLAEKGYQIISPENVRFILLNDGSRTHVKKNGETDRLFFNEMIIRLDSDDSLTWPKAISYSASEVFPGKTLAQKAEFHRRIASPISVFILVLMIPALSHSKPREGRFNKLILGVIFYVIYFNLIGVGQAWIKKGSVSPEVGLWWIHGLNLVFALIISTRHNKAV; from the coding sequence ATGAATCTGATACGCCGTTATCTACGCCGTGAGATCCTCTCGACCTTTGCCGCCGTGCTGATCGTGTTGATCTCCATTTTGCTGGTACAGCGCCTCGCCTTCTACCTCAATCAAGTGTTAGATGGCACGCTGTCGCAATCGGCTGTTTTCTCACTGCTCGGGCTGCAAGTGGTGCGTTTTATCACGGAACTGTTGCCGCTCAGTTTTCTGCTCGCTTCCATTTTAGCGTTCGGGCGGCTCTATAAAGACAGTGAGATGACGGCGATGTATGCGCTCGGCGTATCGGTTTCATCGGTGTATCGCGTCCTTCTCGGCATGGCGATTCCCCTTGGTGTTTTGCTCACGGTACTCAACTTTTGGATTGTGCCCGAAATTGCCAAACAACAAGATGAAGTGCTTCGCAAAGCTCGCGAAGATGCGCAGTTAACCATTATCAAACCCGGTATTTTTAGAGAATTTGCCCGCGGAAAGCATACGATCTATGTGCAAGGCATTGATAAAAAAGAGGATGAACTGCAAAATATCTTCATCAAAACCCGCGAAAAAGATCATACCTATTCCATCACCCTAGCGGAAAAAGGCTATCAAATTATCTCACCGGAAAACGTGCGTTTTATCCTTCTGAATGATGGCTCGCGCACCCATGTGAAGAAAAATGGAGAGACCGATCGCCTCTTTTTCAATGAGATGATTATTCGCCTTGATTCAGACGATTCTCTTACGTGGCCAAAAGCGATCTCCTATAGCGCGAGCGAGGTATTCCCCGGAAAAACTTTGGCGCAAAAGGCCGAATTTCACCGCCGGATCGCATCCCCCATCTCTGTCTTTATCTTAGTGCTGATGATTCCCGCTCTTTCTCACTCAAAACCGCGTGAAGGACGTTTTAATAAGCTCATTTTAGGGGTGATCTTCTATGTGATCTACTTTAACTTAATCGGCGTTGGGCAAGCGTGGATTAAGAAGGGATCGGTCTCGCCAGAGGTTGGCCTTTGGTGGATTCACGGGCTTAACCTTGTCTTTGCCCTCATCATTTCAACACGACACAATAAGGCGGTTTAG
- the tgt gene encoding tRNA guanosine(34) transglycosylase Tgt yields the protein MKFELLKTDGTARRGRLTFERGTIETPIFMPVGTIATVKGVTPKNLEEMNAQIVLGNTFHLWLRPGLDVIKAHGDLHDFMRWDKPILTDSGGFQVFSLAELRKIEEKGVTFRSPFDGRKCFLDPETSMEIQRVLGSDIVMAFDECTPYPATHQQAKESMELSMRWAKRSKDAFTKNNPNSLFGIVQGGMYEDLRTISVEKLTEIDFHGYAIGGLAVGEPMEDRHRILEHLNPLMPKDKPRYLMGVGKPEDLVEGVSRGVDMFDCVIPTRNARNGHLFTRFGDVRIKNARYELDTRPIDSTCSCYTCQNFTRSYLRHLTRTKEILGAHLNSIHNLHYFLDLMQSIRDAIDAGTFDEFKKTFYEERSYVAKGH from the coding sequence ATGAAATTTGAATTATTAAAAACTGATGGCACGGCGCGCCGTGGCCGACTTACCTTCGAACGGGGCACCATTGAAACCCCGATTTTTATGCCTGTGGGCACGATCGCGACCGTTAAGGGAGTGACGCCTAAAAACCTAGAAGAGATGAATGCACAAATTGTGCTCGGCAACACCTTCCATCTCTGGCTTCGCCCGGGCCTTGATGTGATTAAAGCGCACGGCGATCTTCATGACTTTATGCGTTGGGATAAACCGATCTTGACCGACTCCGGCGGATTCCAAGTCTTTTCGCTCGCGGAACTGCGAAAAATTGAAGAGAAAGGGGTTACCTTCCGCTCGCCATTTGATGGCCGTAAATGTTTCTTAGATCCTGAAACCTCCATGGAGATTCAGCGGGTTTTAGGCTCCGATATTGTGATGGCTTTTGACGAATGTACGCCCTATCCCGCGACCCATCAACAAGCAAAAGAATCGATGGAGCTCTCCATGCGCTGGGCAAAACGCTCAAAAGATGCCTTTACTAAAAATAATCCCAACTCGCTTTTCGGGATAGTTCAAGGTGGAATGTATGAAGATCTTCGCACCATTTCTGTAGAAAAACTCACCGAGATCGATTTCCACGGATACGCAATTGGCGGCCTTGCGGTTGGGGAACCGATGGAAGATCGTCACCGCATTTTAGAGCACCTCAATCCGCTCATGCCGAAAGATAAACCGCGCTACTTAATGGGCGTTGGGAAACCGGAAGATTTAGTGGAAGGGGTATCGCGCGGGGTCGATATGTTTGACTGCGTGATTCCAACTCGAAACGCACGAAACGGCCATCTCTTTACCCGCTTTGGCGATGTGCGCATTAAAAATGCCCGTTATGAGCTCGATACGCGTCCGATCGATTCAACCTGTAGTTGCTACACCTGTCAGAATTTCACCCGCTCGTACCTGCGCCATTTAACCCGCACTAAAGAAATTTTAGGGGCGCATTTAAATAGCATTCACAATCTGCATTATTTCCTTGATCTAATGCAATCGATCCGTGATGCCATTGATGCTGGTACCTTTGATGAATTTAAGAAAACGTTCTACGAAGAGCGCTCCTATGTAGCGAAAGGACATTAA
- a CDS encoding DNA polymerase III subunit chi, with the protein MAEISFYVLPTAKESARLGLVLKLVEKAYEAREPAYLLFDDKEFMNDADRAIWGMRDDAFIPHTVLTSADDIDTLDLIYLSAEEFAVPNRSLLINLSRTFPTRHTEFQRIFEIITKNPDSIQISRNRYREYRDLGYEIKTHIL; encoded by the coding sequence ATGGCTGAGATCAGTTTTTATGTGTTGCCCACTGCAAAAGAGAGTGCGCGTCTTGGGTTGGTGCTAAAACTCGTGGAAAAAGCGTATGAAGCGCGGGAGCCGGCCTACCTTCTTTTTGATGATAAAGAATTTATGAACGATGCCGACCGCGCGATCTGGGGCATGCGAGATGATGCCTTTATTCCGCATACGGTCTTAACATCCGCTGACGATATTGATACGCTCGATCTGATCTATCTCTCGGCGGAAGAATTTGCGGTACCGAATCGCTCTCTGTTGATCAATCTCTCGCGCACCTTTCCAACGCGCCATACCGAATTTCAGCGCATTTTCGAGATTATCACCAAAAATCCTGACAGCATTCAAATTAGTCGGAATCGCTATCGTGAATATCGTGATTTAGGCTACGAGATTAAGACGCATATCCTATAA
- a CDS encoding c-type cytochrome has product MSKLRLVSSLIAICAVGGFAAYSLMKAPPLTESNGTVYNVIDKDKNVVGTYTIPSDVEILNEPNADEILWGKRLHTDTKRLLPDNVGAAMNCNSCHIAGGKAAYGAHYLNSKNRYPRVMPRSGKELDLAGRVNGCFQRSMNGKPLPVESKEMKAMIAYMDWLSKDIPKGQMIDIPIAGPVDESLVGDTTRGARIYAENCASCHGNNGEGLKDERGDIIFPPLWGDESFNIGAGMARTYKAAAFVKYAMPMSISHQGLWGQGNLLDDQDAVDVSEFFTHMPRPDFPGKVNDWPNGNKPKDARY; this is encoded by the coding sequence ATGAGTAAGCTACGTCTCGTTTCATCCCTAATCGCCATCTGTGCTGTGGGCGGATTTGCAGCCTATTCTCTCATGAAAGCACCGCCTTTAACCGAGAGCAATGGCACGGTTTATAACGTTATCGATAAAGATAAAAACGTCGTCGGAACCTATACAATTCCAAGCGATGTAGAGATCTTAAACGAGCCCAATGCCGATGAGATCTTATGGGGCAAACGCCTACATACCGATACCAAGCGTCTCCTACCGGATAATGTTGGTGCGGCGATGAACTGTAATAGTTGCCATATTGCTGGCGGTAAAGCAGCATACGGCGCGCACTATCTCAACTCGAAAAATCGCTATCCACGCGTCATGCCCCGTTCTGGAAAAGAGCTTGATCTTGCGGGACGCGTCAACGGTTGTTTCCAACGATCAATGAATGGAAAACCGCTTCCGGTTGAGTCCAAAGAGATGAAAGCGATGATCGCCTATATGGATTGGCTCAGTAAAGATATTCCAAAAGGCCAAATGATCGATATTCCGATCGCAGGCCCGGTAGATGAGAGCCTTGTAGGCGATACCACTCGTGGCGCACGAATCTATGCAGAAAACTGCGCATCGTGCCACGGTAATAATGGCGAAGGCCTGAAAGATGAGCGCGGCGACATTATTTTCCCACCACTTTGGGGCGATGAGTCCTTCAATATCGGTGCGGGAATGGCGCGTACTTATAAAGCGGCGGCGTTTGTGAAATACGCGATGCCAATGAGTATCAGTCACCAAGGCCTTTGGGGACAAGGAAATCTCTTAGATGACCAAGATGCCGTTGACGTATCGGAGTTTTTCACTCACATGCCCCGTCCTGACTTCCCCGGTAAAGTCAATGACTGGCCAAATGGCAATAAACCCAAAGATGCGCGTTATTAA
- a CDS encoding c-type cytochrome: protein MNPRRKKKLLPLLVVAAIGFVGAYGGAKAITKSRTLPSASTATNNYSPEIIARGEYIAHTADCAACHTAPNAPKYAGGLAMQTPIGAIYSTNITPDKETGIGTYTLAEFTTAVKHGVRQDGAPLYPAMPYPSYTIMPDEDIEALYAYFMKEVKPVKFANADSTIPPILNWRWPVAYWQFLFSPEREFTPETDKDALYNHGAYLVEGPGHCGACHTPRGIAYQEKAYSMKDGNDFLSGAIIDGWRAKSLRGEARGLQSWSQEEIQTFLKTGRTDKVSAFGAMTDVINHSTQYFTDHDIESIAYYLKSLSPAPGKEITLPKKEDTTTAALLAGKDKSKGAILYMDNCVTCHRVDGKGVARVIPALADNSAIFARNAQSIIQITLDGGKMPETPADIMAFTMPGFSHLGDEDIAEVINFIRNSWGNQAPKVDPSDVARTRHFLKTKSPHIVYDANAQGDRHE from the coding sequence ATGAATCCACGCCGCAAAAAAAAGCTTCTTCCACTTCTGGTGGTGGCTGCGATTGGGTTTGTGGGCGCCTATGGAGGCGCTAAAGCAATCACCAAAAGCCGTACACTTCCGAGTGCGTCAACTGCTACCAACAACTATTCTCCAGAGATCATTGCTCGCGGTGAATATATTGCTCATACCGCCGACTGTGCTGCCTGTCATACCGCACCGAACGCGCCTAAATATGCCGGTGGCCTTGCGATGCAAACGCCAATTGGTGCAATCTATTCGACCAATATCACTCCCGATAAAGAGACCGGGATCGGAACTTATACGCTCGCAGAATTTACCACTGCGGTAAAACATGGGGTTCGTCAAGATGGTGCTCCGCTCTACCCTGCGATGCCCTATCCTTCGTACACCATCATGCCCGATGAGGACATTGAGGCGCTCTACGCCTATTTTATGAAGGAAGTGAAACCGGTTAAATTTGCGAACGCCGATTCGACGATTCCTCCGATCTTAAACTGGCGCTGGCCGGTGGCGTACTGGCAATTCCTCTTCTCGCCCGAACGTGAATTTACCCCTGAAACCGATAAAGATGCTCTTTATAATCACGGCGCATATTTAGTGGAAGGCCCGGGACACTGTGGCGCCTGCCACACCCCTCGCGGCATTGCTTATCAAGAAAAAGCCTACTCAATGAAAGATGGGAATGATTTCTTATCCGGCGCGATTATTGATGGCTGGCGTGCAAAATCCCTTCGTGGTGAAGCGCGCGGCCTACAATCGTGGAGCCAAGAAGAGATTCAAACCTTCTTGAAAACTGGTCGTACCGATAAAGTATCGGCCTTTGGTGCGATGACCGATGTAATCAATCACAGTACGCAATATTTCACCGATCACGACATTGAAAGCATTGCCTATTACTTAAAATCGCTCTCTCCGGCACCGGGTAAAGAAATCACCCTTCCGAAGAAAGAAGATACTACGACCGCAGCGCTTCTTGCAGGCAAAGACAAATCAAAAGGCGCAATCCTCTATATGGATAACTGCGTTACCTGTCACCGCGTTGACGGAAAAGGGGTAGCTCGCGTAATTCCTGCCCTTGCCGATAACAGTGCGATCTTTGCGCGTAATGCTCAATCGATCATTCAGATCACCCTTGATGGCGGTAAAATGCCTGAAACTCCTGCGGATATCATGGCGTTCACCATGCCCGGATTTAGTCATTTAGGCGATGAAGATATTGCCGAAGTGATCAACTTTATTCGTAACAGCTGGGGCAACCAAGCACCGAAGGTTGATCCGAGCGATGTGGCGCGTACTCGCCATTTCCTCAAAACTAAATCCCCGCATATCGTCTATGATGCGAACGCACAAGGAGATCGCCATGAGTAA
- the recN gene encoding DNA repair protein RecN has protein sequence MLIDLYVNNFAIIEELNLDFEPELTVISGETGAGKSLTVDALAIVLGGKADASMIYQGHDQGEVIATFDIRNIPDAKRWLEENAIENSDDLCILRRVISSKGRSRGFINGRSMPLHALKALGEKLVDIHGQHAHQSLTKTSEQRKLVDQYSGSTEKVAELTDLTRRLQELETKLHDLKNQDEAAQDRINFLKFQLAEFTNIAPQENEWEEISDRFDYLSNFEERLSGIQHCLDLLGNDDQGITRMLNQLQQGLETLSRQSESFNDLGDMINNALILCSESENELSRRLDLENFDPEEMQIVEARMKELNSLARKHRIDPERLLDKQHELEAELKSQDVSDEELEELQAKIDLLKDEWQERADEITQLRLTGAAELNEKITDSMQGLAMEGGQFEVSFVPAMPYHPYGNEAIEFLVSANPGQPLQPLGKVASGGELARISLSISVILSMRSSLPTLIFDEVDTGVGGAVAEIIGKHLQDISIGRQVFCVTHLPQVASFGHHHLKVEKTKGEKSTQTAIRTLKGDHRVDEIARMLGGVKLTDATYQHAREMLEGNAGKV, from the coding sequence ATGCTGATCGATCTCTACGTCAACAATTTTGCCATTATTGAAGAGCTCAACCTCGATTTTGAGCCGGAACTGACCGTCATTAGCGGGGAAACCGGTGCTGGTAAATCATTAACGGTAGACGCGCTCGCCATTGTGCTCGGTGGCAAAGCCGATGCCTCGATGATCTACCAAGGCCACGATCAAGGCGAGGTAATTGCAACCTTCGATATTCGCAATATTCCCGATGCCAAACGTTGGCTTGAAGAGAATGCCATCGAAAATAGCGATGATCTCTGCATTTTACGCCGGGTTATCTCTTCAAAAGGGCGGAGCCGCGGCTTTATTAATGGTCGATCAATGCCCCTTCACGCCCTAAAAGCGCTTGGGGAAAAGCTCGTCGATATTCACGGACAACATGCACACCAATCGCTCACAAAAACAAGCGAACAACGTAAACTTGTCGATCAATATTCGGGCTCAACGGAAAAAGTGGCGGAACTAACGGATCTTACCCGCCGTCTGCAAGAGCTGGAAACTAAATTACACGATCTTAAAAACCAAGATGAAGCAGCGCAAGATCGCATCAACTTTTTAAAATTCCAACTCGCTGAATTTACCAATATCGCCCCTCAGGAAAATGAGTGGGAAGAGATCTCCGATCGGTTTGATTATCTGAGCAATTTTGAGGAGCGTTTAAGCGGGATTCAGCACTGTCTTGATCTGCTTGGCAATGACGATCAGGGCATCACGCGCATGCTCAATCAATTGCAACAAGGCTTGGAAACCTTAAGTCGCCAAAGCGAGAGTTTTAACGACCTTGGCGATATGATCAATAACGCGCTCATTCTCTGCTCAGAGTCGGAAAATGAGTTGAGTCGCCGTCTTGATCTTGAAAATTTTGACCCAGAAGAGATGCAGATTGTAGAAGCTCGGATGAAAGAGCTCAACAGCCTCGCGCGAAAACACCGCATCGACCCGGAGCGACTCCTCGATAAACAGCATGAGCTCGAAGCGGAGCTTAAATCGCAAGATGTCTCTGATGAGGAGCTTGAAGAGCTGCAAGCAAAAATTGATCTTCTTAAAGACGAATGGCAAGAGCGCGCCGATGAGATCACCCAACTTCGCTTAACGGGCGCGGCGGAACTCAATGAAAAAATCACCGATTCAATGCAAGGTCTTGCGATGGAAGGCGGGCAATTTGAGGTGAGTTTTGTCCCCGCGATGCCCTATCATCCTTACGGCAATGAGGCGATTGAGTTTTTAGTCTCCGCAAACCCCGGCCAGCCACTGCAACCCCTTGGAAAAGTGGCCTCCGGTGGGGAGCTTGCGCGAATTAGCCTCTCCATCTCCGTAATTTTAAGCATGCGCTCATCGCTACCGACATTGATCTTTGACGAGGTCGATACCGGTGTTGGCGGTGCAGTTGCGGAAATTATCGGAAAGCATCTTCAAGATATTAGTATCGGGCGCCAAGTCTTCTGCGTAACCCATCTACCGCAAGTGGCGAGCTTTGGCCATCACCATCTTAAAGTCGAAAAAACCAAAGGCGAAAAATCGACTCAAACCGCAATTCGTACCCTTAAAGGCGATCACCGCGTTGATGAAATTGCCCGCATGCTCGGCGGCGTAAAACTTACCGATGCCACCTATCAACACGCCCGCGAAATGCTCGAAGGGAATGCAGGAAAAGTATAG
- a CDS encoding glutaredoxin family protein has product MTAPLLILYGTDGCHLCDTMEDFLKAHEIAFHYIDIASNDALTEEFGWVIPVLKYGDHCLTAPHNYDTLLDQLNLKG; this is encoded by the coding sequence ATGACAGCCCCTTTGCTTATTTTATATGGCACCGATGGTTGCCACCTTTGCGATACGATGGAAGACTTTTTAAAGGCCCATGAAATTGCATTTCACTATATCGATATTGCAAGCAATGATGCGCTCACCGAGGAGTTTGGCTGGGTAATTCCGGTACTCAAATATGGCGATCATTGCCTCACCGCGCCTCACAATTACGACACGCTGTTAGATCAACTCAATTTGAAAGGATAA
- a CDS encoding KpsF/GutQ family sugar-phosphate isomerase, whose protein sequence is MNQTNYINRAKKVLAIESEAVLNLQSQIDEYFIEVCERIKNIKGRVIVTGMGKSGHVGSKIAATLASTGTPSFFVHPAEASHGDLGMVTKEDIVIALSNSGETDEILAVVPIIARQSIPLISLTGNADSSLARLSDYHILVKVKEEACPLGLAPTASTTAALAMGDAIAVTLLEMRGFTADDFAFSHPGGKLGRRLLLRVSDVMEPFEDCAVLPKEATLSDVLLEMTKFPVGIMVSIDSARRVEGVFSEGDLRRVLVKGENPTELTLETCMTTDPYTIEHDALAVDAVALMEEKRITALPVLSDDNELLGVVNMHHLLKARVI, encoded by the coding sequence ATGAATCAAACTAATTATATTAATCGCGCGAAAAAAGTCCTCGCGATTGAGTCCGAGGCAGTGTTAAATCTTCAATCTCAAATCGATGAGTATTTTATTGAGGTTTGCGAGCGCATTAAGAATATTAAAGGGCGCGTGATTGTGACCGGAATGGGAAAATCGGGCCATGTGGGCAGTAAAATTGCCGCGACCTTAGCAAGTACCGGAACGCCTTCTTTTTTCGTTCATCCAGCGGAAGCGAGCCACGGCGATCTTGGCATGGTAACGAAAGAAGATATCGTCATTGCGCTCTCAAATTCAGGGGAGACCGATGAGATTTTGGCGGTGGTGCCGATCATTGCGCGCCAATCAATTCCGCTTATTTCACTGACCGGAAATGCCGATTCCTCGCTCGCTCGTTTGAGTGATTATCATATTTTAGTGAAGGTGAAAGAGGAGGCCTGTCCTTTAGGGCTCGCGCCAACGGCAAGTACCACAGCGGCTCTTGCGATGGGCGATGCGATCGCGGTGACGCTCCTTGAGATGCGCGGATTTACCGCTGATGATTTTGCCTTTTCTCACCCTGGTGGAAAATTGGGGCGCCGTCTATTACTGCGGGTTTCCGATGTGATGGAACCCTTTGAAGATTGTGCGGTACTGCCAAAAGAGGCAACGCTCTCGGATGTGCTGCTTGAGATGACAAAATTCCCTGTTGGCATTATGGTGTCGATCGATTCTGCGCGCCGTGTGGAAGGGGTTTTCTCCGAAGGGGATCTTCGCCGAGTGCTTGTTAAAGGGGAAAACCCTACAGAATTGACGCTTGAAACTTGTATGACGACCGACCCTTACACCATCGAACACGATGCCTTAGCGGTGGATGCGGTGGCGCTTATGGAGGAAAAACGCATTACCGCACTGCCGGTATTAAGTGATGACAATGAGCTGCTCGGCGTTGTGAATATGCATCATCTTCTGAAAGCGCGAGTGATTTAA